In Candidatus Binatia bacterium, a single window of DNA contains:
- a CDS encoding alpha/beta fold hydrolase, translating to MLRREILCERELFPPMHRADVTTGHADVNGTRLYYETAGRGTPVVFVHGLCLDRRMWDDQFDALADCYRVVRYDVRGFGASAVPTAAEFRHADDLHALLEHLEIPAAHVVGLSMGGRIALHHALLYPESTLTLTLVDSALDGFAWSDEWVASLDAIEEHALRDGAKAGNAIWLQHELFAPARERPAVAAKLAQIVDECSGWNWVNETPVVGIDPPGGARLADVAMPALVVVGERDLPDFLAIADALAAGIPHAKKAVIAGAGHMSNMERPAEFNALLLEFLQAHTATA from the coding sequence GTGCTGCGACGGGAAATCCTTTGCGAGCGCGAACTCTTTCCGCCGATGCATCGCGCCGACGTAACAACCGGCCACGCGGACGTGAACGGAACTCGCCTGTACTACGAGACGGCCGGACGGGGAACGCCGGTCGTCTTCGTTCACGGCCTCTGTCTGGACCGGCGCATGTGGGACGATCAGTTCGACGCGCTGGCCGATTGCTATCGCGTCGTTCGCTACGACGTCCGAGGATTCGGCGCTTCGGCAGTTCCGACCGCGGCCGAGTTCCGGCACGCAGACGACCTGCACGCCCTTCTCGAGCACCTCGAGATCCCGGCGGCGCACGTCGTCGGACTCTCGATGGGCGGACGGATCGCGCTCCACCACGCGCTGCTCTATCCCGAGTCCACGCTGACGCTCACGCTCGTCGACTCCGCGCTCGACGGCTTCGCCTGGAGCGACGAATGGGTCGCCTCGCTCGACGCGATCGAAGAGCACGCGCTGCGCGACGGCGCGAAGGCCGGTAACGCGATATGGCTGCAGCACGAACTTTTCGCACCTGCACGCGAACGGCCGGCCGTCGCCGCGAAACTCGCGCAGATCGTCGACGAATGCTCCGGCTGGAACTGGGTCAACGAGACTCCGGTCGTCGGAATCGATCCGCCCGGCGGCGCGCGCTTAGCCGACGTCGCGATGCCGGCGCTCGTCGTCGTCGGCGAGCGCGACCTCCCCGACTTCCTTGCGATCGCCGACGCACTCGCCGCGGGAATCCCACACGCGAAAAAGGCGGTGATCGCCGGCGCCGGCCACATGAGCAACATGGAGCGGCCGGCCGAGTTCAACGCGCTGCTGCTGGAGTTTCTGCAGGCGCATACCGCGACCGCCTAG
- a CDS encoding choice-of-anchor tandem repeat GloVer-containing protein: protein MRSLLGVFLLAPCLAGCGASQTTIGVPDATSVAPFVRRSLTYQVLYSFKGHRTRDGGHPSTTLVQVDGTFYGATAGVQRGRARYGTIFSITPSGTEKTLFVFKGGPEQGAHPTDLVNVGGTLFGTTTSGGTNGWGTVFSITRTGRETTLHNFAGGKGDGAHPHGLVDVGGTLYGTTSAGGTKGDGTVFAVTPSGTETVLYNFTGGKTDGAKPVAPLVDVQGTLYGTAANAGEHGNGTVFAITPSGTETVLYNFKGGMKDGAGPLAPLADAHGVLYGTTWSGGSAHCGGGGCGTVFAITPSGQERVVYAFAGPDGAYPSAAVVDVRGTIYATTNLGGANGIGTVFAIKRSGEEFLLHSFSGYPTDGDYAAAALLSAGGTLYGTTEYGGSAGAGTVFALTP from the coding sequence ATGCGATCGTTGCTTGGAGTTTTTTTACTTGCGCCGTGTTTGGCCGGTTGCGGCGCATCACAAACGACGATTGGCGTGCCGGACGCTACCAGCGTCGCTCCGTTCGTCCGGCGTAGCCTGACGTACCAAGTCCTGTACAGTTTCAAGGGGCACCGGACACGCGACGGCGGCCATCCGAGCACCACCCTCGTTCAAGTCGACGGGACTTTCTATGGAGCGACTGCGGGAGTGCAACGCGGGCGCGCGCGTTACGGAACGATCTTTTCGATTACGCCCTCCGGCACGGAAAAGACGCTGTTCGTCTTTAAAGGCGGCCCAGAGCAAGGGGCGCACCCCACGGACCTCGTCAACGTAGGGGGCACACTTTTCGGCACGACCACGTCGGGCGGGACCAACGGATGGGGCACCGTGTTCTCGATAACCCGGACCGGCAGAGAGACGACGCTCCATAACTTCGCCGGCGGAAAGGGCGACGGTGCGCACCCGCATGGCCTCGTCGATGTCGGCGGGACGCTGTATGGCACGACGTCGGCGGGGGGAACCAAGGGCGACGGAACGGTTTTCGCAGTTACGCCGTCCGGCACGGAAACCGTACTTTATAACTTTACGGGAGGCAAGACGGACGGCGCGAAGCCGGTGGCGCCTCTCGTCGACGTACAAGGGACGCTCTACGGCACGGCGGCGAACGCGGGCGAGCACGGCAATGGGACGGTTTTCGCAATTACGCCGTCCGGCACGGAAACGGTGCTTTACAATTTTAAGGGCGGCATGAAAGACGGCGCTGGGCCGCTGGCGCCTCTCGCCGACGCCCACGGCGTGCTCTACGGTACGACCTGGAGTGGCGGCAGCGCACATTGCGGCGGCGGCGGCTGCGGAACCGTGTTCGCGATCACGCCGTCCGGCCAGGAGCGCGTCGTCTACGCCTTTGCAGGGCCGGATGGCGCGTACCCCAGCGCAGCCGTCGTAGATGTCCGTGGCACGATCTACGCCACGACGAACCTGGGCGGCGCAAACGGCATTGGGACCGTCTTCGCGATCAAGCGCTCCGGAGAGGAATTCCTACTCCACAGCTTTTCCGGCTACCCGACCGACGGGGACTATGCGGCGGCGGCGCTGCTCAGCGCCGGCGGCACGCTCTACGGCACGACCGAATATGGAGGCAGCGCCGGCGCAGGAACGGTGTTCGCGCTAACGCCCTGA